One window of the Candidatus Zixiibacteriota bacterium genome contains the following:
- the rpsG gene encoding 30S ribosomal subunit protein S7 (Evidence 2a : Function from experimental evidences in other organisms; PubMedId : 10094780, 10606263, 10772857, 11160889, 11684020, 12244297, 12809609, 1398129, 1552908, 2461734, 385062, 6349681, 6989816, 7000779, 7507167, 7556101; Product type s : structure), which produces MPRKNTPPKRELIPDTKYGDRLISQFIGAMMEDGKKSTAERIIYTALNSAEKKTGQPGIEVFHKALNNVKPVLEVKSRRVGGATYQVPVEVRADRRVALAIRWLISYSRSRGEHTMAEKLAAEFIAAANNEGASIKKKEDTHKMAEANKAFAHFRW; this is translated from the coding sequence ATGCCGAGGAAAAATACACCGCCCAAGAGAGAGTTGATACCCGATACCAAGTACGGCGACCGGTTGATTTCGCAGTTTATCGGGGCGATGATGGAAGACGGGAAGAAATCGACCGCGGAACGGATCATATATACGGCTTTGAACAGCGCCGAGAAGAAGACCGGGCAACCGGGGATCGAAGTTTTTCATAAAGCGCTGAATAATGTTAAGCCGGTGCTGGAAGTGAAATCCCGTCGGGTTGGCGGCGCCACTTACCAGGTGCCGGTGGAGGTTCGGGCGGACCGCCGGGTAGCGTTGGCCATTCGCTGGTTGATTAGTTATTCGCGCTCTCGCGGCGAACACACGATGGCCGAGAAATTGGCGGCCGAGTTCATAGCGGCGGCCAATAACGAAGGGGCCTCGATTAAGAAGAAAGAAGATACACATAAAATGGCCGAAGCGAACAAAGCGTTCGCGCATTTTAGATGGTAA
- the rpsL gene encoding 30S ribosomal protein S12 (Evidence 2a : Function from experimental evidences in other organisms; Product type s : structure) yields the protein MPTISQLIRKGRKMVQSKTTTPALKGSPQKRGVCTRVYTSTPKKPNSALRKVARVRLTNQMEVTAYIPGEGHNLQEHSIVLIRGGRVKDLPGVRYHIIRGTMDASGVGERSKSRSKYGTKRPKK from the coding sequence TTGCCGACTATAAGTCAGTTGATTCGCAAAGGGCGCAAGATGGTTCAGTCGAAAACGACCACTCCGGCGCTTAAGGGTTCCCCTCAAAAGCGGGGAGTTTGCACCAGGGTTTATACCAGCACGCCCAAAAAGCCGAACTCTGCCCTGCGCAAAGTGGCGCGNGTCAGGCTGACTAATCAGATGGAAGTTACCGCNTATATACCGGGCGAAGGACACAATCTTCAGGAGCACTCGATTGTACTTATCAGAGGCGGTCGTGTAAAGGACCTGCCGGGAGTGCGTTACCATATTATACGCGGGACGATGGATGCATCGGGTGTCGGCGAGCGTTCCAAGAGCCGTTCCAAATACGGAACGAAGCGGCCCAAGAAATAA